From a single bacterium genomic region:
- the era gene encoding GTPase Era: MKSGFVAIIGRPNVGKSTILNKFLGTKLVSVTPKPQTTRHRILGILNSNSYQIVFIDTPGIFKPSYMLQKVMVKNALSTLKDADLVLLVVEPFEFEDDIIKRIDKPAVIAINKIDLLKDKQKLLPLMDRYNEFKFVKEIIPVSALYDSLDTLKNTLVHLLVEGEPYYPPDFLSDRSERFFVSEIIMEKIFILYGEEIPYASTVVIDEFKEREDKKYFIRATIYVEKPSEKAILIGKGGNAIKRVGIKARQEIEQRLGHPIYLELWVKEREGWRRSLNDIREFGYE, translated from the coding sequence ATGAAGTCTGGATTTGTAGCTATAATTGGTAGACCAAATGTTGGTAAGTCTACTATTCTTAATAAATTCTTAGGCACTAAATTAGTTAGTGTTACACCTAAACCGCAGACTACAAGACATAGGATACTCGGAATTTTGAACTCCAATTCCTATCAAATTGTGTTTATAGATACACCCGGAATATTTAAGCCTTCTTATATGTTGCAGAAAGTAATGGTTAAAAATGCACTCTCAACTTTAAAAGATGCAGATTTGGTGTTATTAGTTGTAGAGCCATTTGAGTTTGAAGATGATATAATAAAAAGGATAGACAAACCTGCTGTTATTGCAATTAATAAAATAGATCTTTTAAAAGATAAGCAAAAGTTATTACCATTAATGGATAGATACAATGAATTCAAATTTGTGAAAGAAATTATTCCAGTATCAGCTTTGTATGATAGCTTAGATACACTCAAAAATACCCTTGTTCACCTTCTTGTTGAGGGAGAACCTTATTATCCTCCTGATTTTTTATCTGATAGGTCGGAAAGATTTTTTGTATCCGAGATAATAATGGAAAAAATCTTCATTCTTTATGGTGAAGAAATCCCTTATGCAAGCACAGTGGTAATTGATGAATTCAAAGAGAGGGAGGACAAAAAATATTTCATCCGTGCCACAATTTATGTTGAAAAGCCATCTGAGAAAGCTATTCTTATTGGTAAAGGAGGTAACGCAATTAAGAGAGTAGGAATAAAGGCAAGGCAAGAGATAGAACAGCGGTTAGGGCATCCTATTTATCTTGAACTGTGGGTCAAAGAAAGAGAAGGCTGGAGGAGGAGTCTCAATGATATAAGGGAATTTGGATATGAG
- a CDS encoding 4Fe-4S binding protein: MKKVMPKGDRLERGPCVILECFEQIPCNPCVDVCPHGAIKIEGNINNIPIVDFEKCNGCGICISSCPGLAVFVIHPNYSETYGLVMLPYEFLPVPKPGDIVDGLSREGKKVCNAKVVRVLLTKKQDRTAIISITVPKNLVMEVRNISVPNP; the protein is encoded by the coding sequence TTGAAGAAAGTAATGCCCAAAGGGGACAGATTAGAGAGAGGTCCCTGTGTAATCTTAGAGTGTTTTGAGCAAATTCCGTGCAACCCTTGTGTTGATGTCTGTCCACATGGGGCAATTAAAATTGAAGGAAATATAAATAATATACCTATAGTTGATTTTGAAAAATGTAATGGATGTGGGATTTGTATATCTTCATGTCCTGGTCTTGCAGTGTTTGTAATTCATCCCAATTATTCAGAAACCTACGGTCTTGTGATGCTTCCTTACGAATTTTTGCCAGTCCCAAAACCCGGTGATATAGTAGATGGGCTTTCAAGGGAAGGCAAAAAGGTATGTAATGCAAAAGTAGTCCGAGTATTGCTTACTAAAAAGCAAGACCGCACTGCAATCATATCTATCACTGTACCAAAAAATTTAGTGATGGAAGTAAGGAACATCAGTGTACCTAATCCATAA
- the glmM gene encoding phosphoglucosamine mutase encodes MHELIFSISGVRGVVGESLTPEVVSDFGKAFGTFIIKQSNTHSIRRKIVVGRDARESGNVLKEAFVSGVLSTGLDVVDIGLSPTPTVLFNVRPLKADGSAVITASHNPSEWNGIKFANKNGIFLNTQEIIKLYEIYKNKKFVTNGKGALTHDSNSLQRHKEAIFNSIDSKLIQSKQFKVILDSAQGVVSKEGTFLLKQLGCKFWEEDYTRKPEPTQENLSHLSIAVKSKGADIGFATDPDGDRLSLVTEKGEVLGEEYTLPLVASWILSKRKGMVVTNLSTSKMVEDIAIEKGCRIIKTKVGEVNVVEQMLRTSAVLGGEGNGGVIDPVIQYTRDSLVGIGRILEYMAISGEKLSSLTARVPKYYMVKKKTNCPENIDFESFLNLLPAGEINMEDGLRIDFTDGWIHIRKSNTEPILRIICETKDEKLTRSLVKEVKRCVE; translated from the coding sequence ATGCATGAACTAATATTTAGTATTTCTGGTGTTAGAGGGGTGGTTGGAGAGTCACTCACTCCTGAAGTTGTTTCAGATTTTGGTAAGGCTTTCGGTACTTTCATTATTAAGCAGAGTAATACGCATTCTATTAGAAGAAAAATTGTTGTTGGAAGAGATGCAAGAGAGAGTGGTAATGTATTAAAGGAAGCTTTTGTTAGTGGTGTCTTGTCTACTGGTCTAGATGTTGTGGATATTGGACTATCCCCCACTCCTACAGTATTGTTTAATGTACGACCACTTAAAGCAGATGGTAGTGCAGTAATTACAGCATCACATAATCCTTCCGAATGGAACGGAATTAAATTTGCAAATAAAAATGGAATATTTCTTAATACTCAAGAAATTATAAAACTTTATGAAATTTATAAAAATAAAAAGTTTGTGACCAATGGAAAGGGAGCTTTGACACACGATAGTAACAGTTTGCAGAGGCATAAAGAAGCCATTTTTAATTCTATTGATTCTAAACTTATTCAGTCCAAGCAGTTCAAAGTAATCCTTGACTCTGCACAGGGTGTAGTATCTAAAGAAGGCACTTTTTTACTAAAACAGCTTGGATGCAAATTTTGGGAAGAAGACTATACAAGAAAACCTGAACCTACACAAGAAAATTTATCTCACTTATCAATCGCAGTAAAATCTAAAGGTGCAGATATTGGATTTGCTACAGACCCAGATGGTGACAGGTTATCACTTGTAACTGAGAAAGGAGAGGTTCTTGGTGAGGAATACACACTCCCATTAGTTGCAAGTTGGATTCTTAGTAAAAGAAAAGGGATGGTGGTAACAAATCTTTCTACATCAAAAATGGTTGAAGACATAGCTATTGAAAAAGGGTGTCGGATAATAAAAACAAAGGTAGGCGAAGTGAATGTAGTAGAGCAAATGTTGAGAACTAGCGCTGTTCTTGGTGGTGAAGGTAATGGAGGAGTCATAGACCCAGTCATCCAATATACAAGAGATTCATTAGTGGGTATAGGAAGAATACTTGAATATATGGCAATATCAGGAGAAAAACTGTCATCACTTACTGCACGTGTTCCAAAATATTACATGGTGAAGAAAAAAACCAATTGCCCAGAGAATATTGATTTTGAATCATTTCTTAACCTACTTCCTGCTGGAGAAATAAATATGGAAGATGGACTAAGGATTGATTTTACTGATGGCTGGATTCATATAAGGAAGTCTAATACAGAGCCAATTTTAAGGATTATATGCGAGACAAAGGATGAAAAATTGACTCGTTCATTAGTTAAGGAGGTTAAAAGATGTGTGGAATAA
- a CDS encoding four helix bundle protein, producing the protein MFKFERLSVWCKAMDYFDYIDCILEKVNKRYRFSLVDQMIRATLPVSNNIAEASGRSSKNEQSYFFNIAKGSIYETVNMCL; encoded by the coding sequence ATGTTTAAGTTTGAAAGATTAAGTGTGTGGTGTAAGGCTATGGATTACTTTGATTATATAGATTGTATTTTAGAAAAAGTCAATAAAAGGTATAGATTTTCTTTAGTTGACCAAATGATTAGAGCTACTCTTCCTGTTTCCAATAACATAGCAGAAGCATCTGGGAGAAGCTCAAAAAATGAGCAAAGTTATTTCTTCAATATTGCTAAAGGGTCGATATATGAGACTGTAAATATGTGTTTGTAA
- the glmS gene encoding glutamine--fructose-6-phosphate transaminase (isomerizing), translating into MCGIIGYVGPRDVDAVLLAGLWKLEYRGYDSAGVATIAGGELRTKKAIGKLKVLADILDREPLGGNIGIGHTRWATHGEPSPENAHPQIDCTNTIAVVHNGIIENYFSLKEKLVKERHIFRSFTDTEVIPHLIEKYYNGNLEDAVRRATEELEGSYAFAVISTKEPDKIVCCKKNTPLVIGVGKGENLLASDILAVLGLTRKIVQLEDYELCVVTKDKIRIFNRDKKAVIRKPLQVDGKVFEVDKGRFPHFMLKEIWEQPKIFEENIERRLKPNEKFHPFDLSITDSEFAKLSRIIIQACGTSWHAGYVGKYLIEKFCRVHTEIDISSEFRYRNPVISGETLVMAISQSGETADTIAGVREAKLAFLKVLSIVNVTGSTIARESDDVIYTDAGPEVGVASTKAYTAQLFALYLFTLYFSRLKWLMEEKELNQHLQELKLIPKKMQQILDKSDEILELAKEFYTARNFLFLGRGIDYPSALEGALKLKEISYIYATGYPAGEMKHGPIALIDEHLPVVCIIPKSSVYEKMYSNMEEVKARRGKIIAIATEGDKKVQEVADRVFYIPECIETLSPMLVALPLQLLAYHTAVLRGLDVDKPKNLAKSVTVE; encoded by the coding sequence ATGTGTGGAATAATTGGATATGTTGGACCAAGAGATGTTGATGCAGTCCTTCTTGCAGGACTTTGGAAACTTGAGTACCGGGGTTACGATTCTGCTGGAGTAGCTACTATTGCTGGCGGAGAACTCAGGACTAAGAAAGCTATCGGTAAATTAAAAGTACTTGCAGATATCTTAGATAGAGAACCTTTAGGTGGAAATATTGGAATAGGACACACAAGATGGGCTACACATGGAGAACCATCACCTGAAAATGCGCATCCTCAAATAGATTGTACTAATACAATTGCTGTTGTTCATAATGGGATAATTGAAAATTATTTTAGTTTAAAAGAAAAATTGGTGAAAGAGAGACATATTTTTAGGTCATTTACAGATACTGAGGTAATACCACATTTGATTGAAAAGTATTACAATGGTAATCTTGAAGATGCTGTAAGACGAGCTACAGAGGAACTTGAAGGCTCATATGCTTTTGCAGTTATCTCTACAAAAGAGCCAGATAAAATAGTATGTTGTAAAAAAAATACTCCGCTTGTGATTGGGGTGGGGAAAGGTGAAAATCTTTTAGCTTCCGATATACTTGCCGTACTTGGATTAACACGGAAGATCGTTCAATTAGAAGATTACGAACTTTGTGTAGTCACTAAGGATAAAATTAGGATATTTAATAGAGATAAGAAAGCTGTTATAAGAAAGCCATTACAGGTTGATGGAAAAGTGTTTGAAGTTGATAAGGGAAGATTTCCTCATTTTATGCTTAAAGAAATATGGGAACAACCCAAAATATTCGAAGAAAATATAGAAAGAAGGCTTAAACCTAATGAGAAATTTCATCCATTTGACCTATCTATTACTGATAGTGAATTTGCAAAATTATCTAGGATAATCATACAAGCTTGCGGTACATCGTGGCATGCAGGGTATGTTGGTAAGTACTTGATTGAAAAATTCTGTAGAGTCCACACTGAGATAGATATATCATCTGAATTCAGGTACAGGAATCCAGTGATTTCTGGTGAAACTCTTGTTATGGCAATATCACAGTCAGGAGAGACAGCAGATACAATTGCAGGGGTGAGAGAAGCAAAGCTTGCCTTTCTAAAAGTTCTATCAATTGTAAACGTTACAGGAAGCACAATAGCAAGAGAGTCTGATGATGTCATTTATACAGATGCAGGACCTGAAGTAGGAGTCGCATCAACAAAGGCGTACACGGCTCAATTATTTGCTCTGTATTTATTTACACTTTATTTTTCAAGATTAAAATGGCTTATGGAGGAGAAGGAACTCAATCAACATTTGCAAGAGTTAAAACTCATACCTAAAAAAATGCAGCAAATATTAGATAAAAGTGACGAAATTTTAGAACTTGCTAAAGAATTTTATACAGCACGTAATTTTCTTTTTCTTGGAAGGGGAATAGATTATCCATCTGCTCTTGAAGGAGCATTAAAACTGAAAGAGATTTCTTATATCTATGCTACTGGATATCCTGCAGGTGAGATGAAACACGGGCCAATTGCATTGATAGATGAGCACTTACCTGTTGTATGTATAATTCCAAAGTCAAGTGTATACGAAAAAATGTATTCTAATATGGAAGAGGTGAAAGCAAGGAGAGGCAAAATTATTGCCATAGCAACTGAAGGGGATAAAAAAGTTCAAGAAGTTGCAGACCGCGTATTTTATATACCCGAATGCATAGAAACACTATCTCCAATGCTTGTAGCATTACCTCTCCAATTGCTTGCATACCATACAGCAGTGTTAAGAGGACTTGATGTAGATAAGCCAAAGAATCTTGCAAAATCGGTTACAGTAGAATAA
- a CDS encoding ComF family protein, translating to MMNFLKHIFNFIIPPYCGVCKRPLEAGEKAVCDECFNSISVIVAPFCRRCGRPTDKESVCNECIEHPHEFTRTRVLGKYEDVLRDLIHLFKYSRKISIGRRLGSKLGVILKNDELLSQADTLIPVPLYPTKKRERGYNQSEILSHAVSDYTGIPELNTVLYKIRPTKSQTELSLEERVLNVKNAFKVNRAEQVNGKKLILVDDVFTTGATLDECARELYKAGASEVYTIVCARA from the coding sequence ATGATGAACTTTCTGAAACACATATTTAATTTCATCATCCCTCCATACTGTGGTGTATGCAAGAGGCCACTTGAAGCGGGAGAAAAAGCTGTATGTGATGAATGTTTTAATAGTATCTCGGTGATTGTTGCACCTTTCTGCAGGCGCTGTGGTAGGCCTACTGATAAAGAAAGTGTATGCAATGAGTGTATAGAACATCCGCATGAATTCACAAGGACAAGAGTTTTGGGGAAATACGAAGATGTCCTACGGGATTTGATTCACCTTTTTAAATATTCAAGGAAAATTTCCATTGGAAGAAGACTTGGCTCCAAATTGGGAGTTATCCTTAAGAATGACGAGTTACTAAGCCAAGCTGATACACTTATCCCTGTCCCTCTGTATCCTACGAAAAAAAGAGAAAGAGGCTATAACCAAAGTGAAATTCTATCGCATGCAGTTTCAGATTATACAGGCATTCCAGAATTAAATACAGTTCTTTATAAAATAAGACCAACAAAATCACAAACTGAACTTTCTCTGGAAGAGAGAGTACTAAATGTTAAAAATGCTTTCAAGGTAAATAGAGCTGAGCAAGTTAATGGAAAGAAGTTAATCCTTGTTGATGATGTCTTTACCACTGGGGCAACTCTTGATGAATGTGCAAGAGAGCTTTATAAAGCAGGTGCAAGTGAAGTTTATACAATAGTCTGTGCAAGAGCATGA
- the topA gene encoding type I DNA topoisomerase, translated as MILIIVESPTKARTIQGFLDKSYKVVSSKGHIIDLSPKSFGVDVEDDFTPQYVVLKKDVANELKKVSVNADSILLATDPDREGEAIAYHIQSLIKKPANRILIYEMTKDAVQSSINNPGPIDFAKVEAQQARRILDRLVGYEVSPLLWKVLNKKDLSAGRVQSVALRLICEKELEIRNFKPEEFWEIKCKLQDGKPFFAKLVGVKLPNGKEAEKVEKEVKAKKFIVKDFKKQDKQRNPYPPYITSTLQQDASARLKFSTRQTMRVAQELFEGVKLGDEGSVGLITYMRTDSLRVADKAIYMAREYIEKEFGKDYLFPKPRIYEKKEVMGAHEAIRPTLVKRTPESIKKFLTMPQFKLYSLIWQRFVTSQMSSTLYDVRTMDIEAGEYNLKAESTTLKFDGFTKVCKIIVDKDEEPIPELNKETELTLLQIIKEQKFTKPKPRYTEGTMVRELESKGIGRPSTYAPIISRIIEKEYVKKIDGKLVPTALGEIINKILVSHFPNIFNVDFTRKMEEDLDKIEAKETDRVAVLKTFYKPFKEDVIEFKQAKSEVKEEITEITDKKCELCGKPMVIKWGKYGKFLACSGFPECKNTKPITINIKCPKCDKGEFIEKKTKKGKIFYSCSNYPDCKFALWYKPVATQCPSCGYPIMVEKRDKLECPRCKEKTEIEKRDGKKK; from the coding sequence ATGATACTCATTATTGTAGAATCACCAACAAAAGCACGTACTATCCAGGGATTCCTTGATAAGTCCTATAAAGTAGTATCCTCAAAGGGGCATATAATAGATTTGTCTCCAAAATCATTTGGTGTAGATGTGGAAGATGATTTTACTCCCCAATATGTGGTTTTAAAAAAGGATGTAGCTAATGAGCTAAAAAAAGTATCGGTCAATGCCGATTCTATACTATTAGCTACAGACCCTGATAGAGAAGGTGAAGCCATAGCTTACCATATCCAATCATTGATAAAAAAGCCAGCAAATAGAATATTAATTTATGAGATGACAAAAGATGCAGTTCAATCCTCAATAAATAATCCAGGTCCTATAGACTTTGCCAAAGTAGAGGCACAACAAGCAAGGCGTATACTTGATAGACTTGTGGGATATGAAGTATCACCGCTTTTATGGAAAGTTCTTAATAAAAAAGACCTGTCAGCTGGTAGAGTCCAATCAGTTGCTTTAAGACTTATATGTGAAAAAGAATTAGAAATAAGAAACTTTAAACCAGAAGAATTTTGGGAAATAAAATGCAAGCTCCAAGATGGGAAGCCATTTTTTGCGAAACTTGTGGGTGTTAAATTACCCAACGGTAAAGAAGCTGAAAAAGTAGAAAAAGAAGTGAAAGCTAAAAAATTTATAGTAAAAGATTTTAAAAAACAGGATAAGCAAAGAAATCCTTATCCTCCATATATTACGAGTACACTTCAACAGGATGCTTCAGCAAGACTAAAGTTTAGCACAAGACAAACAATGAGGGTTGCACAAGAGCTTTTTGAAGGTGTAAAACTTGGAGATGAAGGCAGTGTCGGACTTATCACATATATGCGAACTGATTCTTTAAGAGTTGCAGATAAAGCAATTTACATGGCAAGAGAATACATTGAGAAGGAATTTGGTAAAGATTATTTATTCCCAAAACCTCGTATCTATGAAAAGAAGGAAGTTATGGGTGCACATGAAGCGATAAGACCTACATTGGTAAAGAGGACTCCAGAATCAATAAAAAAATTCTTAACTATGCCACAATTTAAACTTTATTCTTTAATATGGCAAAGATTTGTAACCTCTCAAATGTCTAGCACTTTATATGATGTAAGAACGATGGATATAGAAGCAGGTGAATACAATCTTAAAGCAGAATCAACTACATTAAAATTTGATGGTTTTACCAAAGTTTGTAAAATCATCGTTGACAAGGACGAAGAACCTATACCTGAACTTAATAAAGAGACTGAACTTACATTACTTCAAATAATAAAGGAACAAAAATTTACCAAACCGAAACCAAGATATACAGAAGGCACAATGGTACGCGAGCTTGAATCAAAAGGTATAGGGAGACCATCTACCTATGCACCTATAATATCAAGGATAATTGAAAAAGAATATGTTAAAAAAATTGATGGCAAACTTGTGCCTACAGCTCTTGGAGAGATTATAAATAAAATTTTGGTTTCACACTTTCCAAACATCTTTAATGTAGATTTTACTCGTAAGATGGAGGAAGATTTAGACAAGATAGAAGCAAAAGAGACCGATCGAGTCGCGGTACTCAAAACTTTTTATAAACCATTTAAAGAAGATGTTATAGAATTCAAACAGGCAAAAAGTGAAGTAAAAGAGGAAATAACTGAGATTACAGATAAGAAATGCGAATTATGCGGTAAGCCAATGGTAATCAAATGGGGAAAGTATGGTAAGTTTCTTGCCTGTTCCGGATTTCCAGAGTGTAAAAACACAAAGCCTATTACAATTAATATAAAATGTCCAAAATGTGATAAAGGTGAGTTTATAGAGAAGAAAACAAAGAAAGGCAAAATATTTTATAGCTGTAGTAATTACCCAGATTGTAAATTTGCACTCTGGTATAAACCAGTAGCTACACAATGTCCAAGCTGTGGGTATCCTATTATGGTTGAGAAAAGAGATAAACTTGAATGCCCAAGGTGTAAAGAAAAGACAGAGATAGAGAAAAGAGACGGAAAGAAAAAATAG
- the rodA gene encoding rod shape-determining protein RodA has product MIDKRCLRDFDFGLLLVTFLLLTFGCLAVYSATYTGHHFIYLRQIIWIGIGAILSIILYLVPWKFWDVFSCFFFIISVSSLILVLFTGTYIRGAKRWLQIGGFEFQPSEIAKLGVLFFLASFLSNKKFQVKELRNLIIPLVIIGIPFILVLLEPDIGTSLVFIFLGVLMLFYKGVNILYLFIIISPIIALICGVHWISLTIFLVILGFIFYFFRVPLNDSVPAFLVNLAVGLLHSILWSHLKPYQRTRIIGFLSPSRDPQGMGWQLLQSKIAIGSGGLTGKGILGGTQKGFAFLPQAHTDFIFATIGEEFGFFGCCVILACFFILLWRGIVIAKTARAGFAGFLAVGIVGILGFQIFINIGMTLGIVPVVGVPLPFISYGGSSMVVSLAMIGLLLNISKHRYEY; this is encoded by the coding sequence ATGATAGATAAGAGATGCTTAAGGGACTTTGATTTCGGTCTCCTTTTAGTAACTTTTTTACTTCTTACATTTGGCTGTTTAGCAGTATACAGTGCTACTTATACTGGGCATCATTTTATTTATTTGAGACAGATTATATGGATTGGAATTGGTGCTATTTTAAGCATTATTCTTTACTTAGTTCCTTGGAAGTTCTGGGACGTATTTTCTTGTTTTTTTTTTATTATTTCAGTTAGTAGTTTAATTCTTGTCCTTTTCACAGGGACATATATTAGAGGAGCAAAGAGATGGCTTCAAATAGGAGGATTTGAATTTCAGCCATCAGAGATTGCAAAGTTGGGAGTTTTATTCTTCTTGGCAAGTTTTCTATCAAATAAAAAGTTTCAAGTTAAAGAATTAAGGAATCTTATTATTCCTCTTGTAATTATTGGAATTCCATTTATTCTTGTCTTATTGGAGCCAGATATTGGGACCTCTCTTGTTTTTATATTTTTGGGAGTTTTAATGCTATTTTATAAAGGAGTAAATATTTTATATCTTTTTATCATTATATCTCCAATTATCGCTCTTATATGTGGGGTACACTGGATTTCCCTTACTATATTCTTGGTGATTCTTGGCTTTATTTTCTATTTCTTTAGGGTTCCACTAAATGATTCTGTTCCTGCCTTTTTGGTTAATCTTGCAGTAGGTCTTTTACACTCAATTCTTTGGAGTCATTTAAAACCTTATCAGCGTACAAGAATCATTGGATTCCTCTCACCTTCCCGAGATCCACAAGGTATGGGGTGGCAGTTGCTTCAATCTAAAATTGCTATTGGATCGGGTGGACTGACTGGTAAAGGGATTTTGGGTGGGACCCAAAAGGGATTTGCTTTCCTACCTCAAGCTCATACAGATTTCATTTTTGCAACTATTGGGGAAGAGTTTGGATTCTTTGGCTGTTGTGTTATACTTGCTTGTTTCTTTATTCTTTTATGGAGAGGAATCGTGATTGCAAAAACTGCAAGAGCTGGCTTTGCCGGATTTCTTGCTGTTGGAATAGTAGGTATATTAGGTTTCCAAATATTTATCAATATAGGGATGACTTTAGGAATTGTACCTGTTGTTGGCGTGCCTTTACCATTTATAAGTTATGGAGGGTCAAGTATGGTAGTCTCTTTAGCCATGATTGGCTTACTCTTAAACATTTCTAAACATAGATACGAGTATTAA
- the lgt gene encoding prolipoprotein diacylglyceryl transferase, which produces MHRIIFNFGPFTVTSYGVMLLIAFVVGIWLAEKRAEKYRVPREIISNLSIVLIITGVIGARFAYVFENMDYYVKYPGEILKVWDGGLIFYGGFGLAVLCGLIFLKKRKVKIAPVLDIVAPSIALGFFFARIGCFLNGCCFGKPTNLPWGVVFPENSPVGWVFNTPVRIHPTQLYESFAGLCIFITLLTFEKKKLFVRRILWKGYLFWLFLVLYSGWRFFVDFLRYYESKAYLLWGLTHNQLASIFVLLLSASVILAKVLRKINDELSETHI; this is translated from the coding sequence ATGCATCGCATAATTTTTAATTTCGGTCCCTTCACAGTGACATCCTATGGAGTAATGCTTTTAATTGCTTTTGTTGTTGGAATATGGTTAGCAGAAAAAAGAGCTGAAAAATATAGAGTGCCGAGAGAGATAATATCTAATCTTTCCATCGTACTTATCATAACCGGAGTGATAGGAGCAAGATTTGCATATGTTTTTGAAAATATGGATTACTACGTTAAGTATCCGGGAGAAATTTTGAAGGTATGGGATGGCGGTCTTATATTTTATGGTGGATTTGGACTTGCAGTTTTGTGTGGACTAATTTTTCTTAAAAAGAGAAAAGTAAAAATTGCACCTGTTTTAGATATAGTCGCTCCATCTATAGCTTTAGGGTTTTTCTTTGCAAGGATAGGCTGTTTCTTAAATGGATGCTGTTTTGGTAAACCTACTAACCTTCCGTGGGGTGTTGTATTTCCTGAAAATTCTCCTGTAGGATGGGTATTTAATACTCCTGTTCGGATTCATCCGACGCAACTTTACGAAAGTTTTGCTGGACTCTGCATTTTTATAACCCTTTTAACATTTGAGAAAAAAAAATTGTTTGTTCGCAGAATCCTATGGAAAGGTTACTTGTTTTGGCTGTTTTTAGTTTTATATTCAGGATGGAGATTTTTTGTCGATTTCTTAAGATATTATGAGTCAAAAGCATATTTACTCTGGGGACTCACACATAATCAACTTGCTTCAATTTTTGTGTTGTTACTTTCTGCAAGCGTAATTTTGGCAAAAGTTCTCCGTAAAATAAATGATGAACTTTCTGAAACACATATTTAA